Proteins encoded in a region of the Burkholderia ubonensis subsp. mesacidophila genome:
- a CDS encoding SDR family oxidoreductase: protein MTEPSERKVVLITGASRGIGRASAVLAAARGWDVGINYARDAAAADATAAAVREAGGRACVVAGDVSSEADVVAMFDTVVATLGRLDALVNNAGIVAPSLPLADMPVDRLKRVFDTNVLGAYLCAREAARRLSTDRGGRGGAIVNVSSIASRLGSPNEYVDYAGSKGAVDSLTIGLAKELGPHGVRVNAVRPGLIETEIHASGGQPDRAGRLGAQTPLGRAGEAQEVAEAIVWLLGDAASYTTGALLDVGGGR from the coding sequence ATGACCGAACCGTCCGAACGCAAAGTCGTCCTGATCACCGGCGCGAGCCGCGGCATCGGCCGCGCGAGCGCCGTGCTCGCAGCCGCACGCGGCTGGGACGTCGGCATCAACTACGCGCGCGACGCGGCGGCCGCCGACGCGACCGCCGCGGCCGTGCGCGAAGCGGGCGGCCGCGCGTGCGTCGTGGCCGGCGACGTGTCGAGCGAAGCGGACGTCGTCGCGATGTTCGACACCGTCGTCGCGACGCTCGGCCGGCTCGACGCGCTCGTCAACAACGCCGGCATCGTCGCGCCGTCGCTGCCGCTCGCCGACATGCCGGTCGATCGGCTGAAGCGGGTGTTCGACACCAACGTGCTCGGTGCGTATCTGTGCGCGCGCGAAGCCGCACGCCGGCTGTCGACCGATCGCGGCGGGCGCGGCGGCGCGATCGTCAACGTGTCGTCGATCGCGTCGCGGCTCGGCTCGCCGAACGAATACGTCGACTATGCAGGGTCGAAAGGCGCGGTCGATTCGCTGACGATCGGTCTCGCGAAGGAGCTCGGCCCGCACGGCGTGCGCGTGAACGCCGTGCGACCGGGCCTGATCGAAACCGAAATCCACGCGAGCGGCGGCCAGCCTGACCGCGCCGGCCGCCTCGGCGCGCAGACGCCGCTCGGCCGCGCGGGCGAAGCGCAGGAGGTCGCCGAGGCGATCGTCTGGCTGCTCGGCGATGCCGCGTCGTATACGACGGGCGCCCTCCTCGACGTCGGCGGCGGCCGATAG
- a CDS encoding LOG family protein, protein MKAVCVYCGSSPGVRPVYADAARAFGRALVDAGLTLVYGGGRVGLMGTIADEVMAAGGRAVGVIPELLVDKEVGHTGLSELHVVPDMHHRKKMMADLADAFVAMPGGAGTLEEFFEVYTWAQLGYHRKPVALYNIDAFYDPLIALLRHTVDEGFMRPAYFDALCIDADPAGLIGQLRRYQPPARDKWAPDETE, encoded by the coding sequence ATGAAGGCCGTATGCGTGTACTGCGGGTCGTCGCCCGGCGTGCGGCCCGTCTATGCGGATGCCGCGCGCGCGTTCGGCCGCGCGCTCGTCGATGCCGGCCTCACGCTCGTCTACGGCGGCGGCCGCGTCGGGCTGATGGGCACGATCGCCGACGAAGTGATGGCGGCCGGCGGCCGCGCGGTCGGCGTGATCCCCGAGCTGCTCGTCGACAAGGAAGTCGGCCACACCGGCCTGTCGGAGCTGCACGTGGTGCCGGACATGCATCACCGCAAGAAGATGATGGCCGACCTCGCCGACGCGTTCGTCGCGATGCCCGGCGGCGCCGGCACGCTCGAGGAGTTCTTCGAGGTCTACACGTGGGCGCAGCTCGGCTATCACCGCAAGCCCGTCGCGCTCTACAACATCGACGCGTTCTACGATCCGCTGATCGCGCTGCTCCGGCATACGGTCGACGAAGGCTTTATGCGGCCCGCCTATTTCGACGCGCTGTGCATCGACGCCGATCCGGCCGGGCTGATCGGGCAGTTGCGCCGCTACCAGCCGCCTGCGCGCGACAAGTGGGCGCCCGACGAAACGGAATGA
- a CDS encoding TetR/AcrR family transcriptional regulator, with protein sequence MEAKPPRRTRERILELSLKLFNEIGEPNVTTTTIAEEMEISPGNLYYHFRNKDDIINSIFAQFEQAIEKRLRFPEDHRPTIDETWSYLQYMADFMWTYRFLYRDLNDLLARNRTLETHFKQIISHKVRFAREMCELLVSDAEMVATPAEIAVIATNMAVISTYWLSYQYVMHPRKYNDQDAIREELHQVSMHVISVMAPYLRGRSRQLFDDLVSGKLPKREFADYLPPRDGSPRTAGGPALARDAKQ encoded by the coding sequence ATGGAAGCGAAACCTCCCCGCCGCACCCGCGAACGGATTCTCGAGCTGTCGTTGAAACTCTTCAACGAGATCGGCGAACCGAACGTCACCACCACGACGATCGCCGAGGAAATGGAAATCAGCCCAGGCAACCTCTACTACCATTTCCGCAACAAGGACGACATCATCAACAGCATCTTCGCGCAGTTCGAGCAGGCGATCGAAAAGCGCCTGCGCTTCCCCGAAGATCACCGTCCGACGATCGATGAAACATGGTCGTACCTGCAGTACATGGCCGACTTCATGTGGACCTACCGTTTCCTGTATCGCGACCTCAACGACCTGCTCGCGCGCAACCGCACGCTGGAGACGCACTTCAAGCAGATCATCAGCCACAAGGTGCGCTTCGCGCGCGAGATGTGCGAGCTGCTCGTGTCGGATGCCGAGATGGTCGCGACGCCCGCCGAGATCGCGGTCATCGCCACCAACATGGCCGTGATCTCGACCTACTGGCTGTCGTATCAGTACGTGATGCACCCGCGCAAGTACAACGACCAGGATGCGATCCGCGAGGAACTGCACCAGGTCAGCATGCACGTGATCTCCGTGATGGCGCCGTACCTGCGCGGCCGCTCGCGGCAGCTGTTCGACGACCTCGTTTCCGGCAAGCTGCCCAAGCGCGAATTCGCCGACTACCTGCCGCCGCGCGACGGTTCGCCGCGCACCGCGGGTGGGCCGGCCCTCGCCAGGGACGCGAAGCAATGA
- a CDS encoding DUF924 family protein: MTVNDTNNMHDDDAALDPRARDVLDFWFGAPGSAEFGHKRKIWFNGGAALDVALRERYGALLDAACGGACDHWAASPLGALALIVVLDQFSRNVHRGTPRAFAADPKALACARRLAAAGWDARLPSGHHRAFAYLPFEHDESPDSQREAVQLCEGIREEAGCAGYHDFALRHAAVIARFGRFPHRNAILGRASTAEEAAFLREPGSSF, from the coding sequence ATGACGGTGAATGACACGAACAACATGCACGACGACGATGCGGCGCTCGATCCGCGCGCCCGCGACGTGCTGGATTTCTGGTTCGGCGCGCCCGGCTCGGCGGAATTCGGCCACAAGCGCAAGATCTGGTTCAACGGCGGCGCGGCGCTCGATGTCGCGCTGCGCGAGCGCTACGGCGCGCTGCTCGACGCGGCGTGCGGCGGCGCCTGCGACCACTGGGCCGCGTCGCCGCTCGGCGCGCTCGCGCTGATCGTCGTGCTCGACCAGTTCTCGCGCAACGTTCATCGCGGCACGCCGCGCGCGTTCGCCGCGGACCCGAAGGCGCTCGCGTGCGCGCGCCGGCTCGCCGCCGCCGGCTGGGACGCCCGGCTGCCGAGCGGCCATCACCGCGCATTTGCGTATCTGCCGTTCGAGCATGACGAGTCGCCGGACAGCCAGCGAGAGGCCGTGCAGCTATGCGAGGGGATTCGGGAGGAGGCGGGGTGCGCCGGGTATCACGATTTTGCGCTGCGCCATGCGGCCGTGATCGCGCGCTTCGGCCGGTTCCCGCACCGGAATGCGATTCTCGGGCGGGCGTCGACCGCAGAGGAGGCCGCGTTCCTGCGCGAGCCGGGGTCGTCGTTCTGA
- a CDS encoding IS5-like element ISButh5 family transposase has translation MDEMQEPLFTTVKLEDFVPADHPLRPLRLLVNQALKRLNGLFSTIYADSGRASIAPEKLLRALLLQVFYSVRSERMLMEQMRYNLLFRWFVGLAIEDAVWDHSVFSKNRDRLLEHEVVEAFFTEVMSLADKQGLLSREHFSVDGTLIQAWASHKSFRPKDGSDDPPAGGGRNVDTDWKGKRRSNETHESSTDSDARLFRKSKGTPSILCYQGHILMENRSGLVVGAVVSHADGFGERASALRLLDCVPGRHAKTLGADKGYDMRDFVRDCRARKVTPHVARNDAHQGGSAIDGRTSRHVGYGISQVIRKRIEEHFGWGKTVGRIRQTVYRGIKRVDQHFKLTMPASNLTRMARILTAVPQGAMR, from the coding sequence ATGGACGAGATGCAAGAACCGCTGTTCACGACGGTGAAGCTGGAAGACTTCGTGCCGGCTGATCACCCGTTGCGGCCGCTTCGGCTGCTGGTCAATCAAGCGCTGAAGCGGCTCAACGGGCTGTTCAGCACGATCTATGCAGACAGCGGCCGGGCCTCGATTGCGCCTGAGAAGCTGCTGCGTGCGTTGCTGCTGCAAGTGTTTTATTCGGTGCGCAGCGAGCGCATGCTGATGGAGCAGATGCGATACAACCTGCTGTTCCGCTGGTTCGTCGGCCTCGCCATCGAAGACGCCGTCTGGGATCACTCGGTGTTCTCGAAGAACCGCGATCGTCTGCTCGAGCACGAAGTGGTCGAAGCGTTCTTTACTGAAGTCATGAGCCTGGCCGACAAGCAAGGGCTGCTGTCCAGAGAACACTTCTCGGTCGATGGCACGCTGATCCAGGCATGGGCCAGCCACAAGAGCTTCCGGCCCAAGGACGGTTCGGACGATCCGCCGGCCGGCGGTGGCCGCAATGTCGACACCGACTGGAAGGGCAAGCGACGCAGCAACGAGACTCACGAGTCGAGCACCGATTCGGACGCGCGGCTGTTTAGGAAGAGCAAAGGCACGCCGTCCATCCTGTGTTACCAGGGGCACATCCTGATGGAGAACCGCTCGGGCTTGGTAGTGGGTGCTGTGGTGAGCCATGCCGATGGCTTTGGCGAACGCGCCAGCGCGTTGCGCCTGCTCGATTGCGTGCCGGGCCGTCACGCCAAGACGCTCGGCGCCGACAAGGGTTACGACATGCGCGACTTTGTGCGGGACTGTCGTGCGCGCAAGGTGACGCCGCATGTCGCGCGCAACGACGCGCATCAAGGCGGCAGCGCGATCGACGGGCGCACGTCGCGGCACGTCGGCTATGGCATCAGCCAAGTCATTCGCAAACGCATCGAGGAGCACTTCGGCTGGGGCAAGACCGTCGGCCGGATTCGACAGACCGTGTATCGCGGCATCAAGCGAGTCGACCAGCACTTCAAACTGACGATGCCGGCGAGCAACCTGACTCGAATGGCCCGAATACTGACGGCGGTGCCACAAGGGGCAATGCGATGA
- a CDS encoding UDP-2,3-diacylglucosamine diphosphatase, giving the protein MGQKTSATSLFRHPLGARAATAFLSGSATADALATHEPPAASATQHDDHEPSAHRYRTIWLSDIHLGSSGCQATYLLDFLRHNDSEYLYLVGDIIDGWQLKKGWYWPQAHNDVVQKILRKARKGTQVVYIPGNHDEGARQFCDLAFGDIQVRGEAFHTTLSGKRLWVVHGDLFDGVIQHAKWLAYLGDTLYTLILVLNRWFNRIRSRLGFQYWSLSQYLKHQVKNAVNFISQFETVMTDEARRRGCDGVVCGHIHKAEIRDIDGVLYCNDGDWVESLSALVETMEGELKVVYWTAMRTPSAAVSRKTKATA; this is encoded by the coding sequence ATGGGCCAGAAAACGTCCGCGACCTCTCTGTTTCGTCACCCCCTCGGCGCCCGCGCCGCCACCGCCTTCCTGTCCGGCTCTGCCACGGCCGACGCCCTCGCGACACATGAACCGCCTGCCGCGTCCGCCACGCAGCACGACGATCACGAGCCGTCCGCCCATCGGTACCGCACCATCTGGCTGTCCGACATCCATCTCGGCTCGAGCGGCTGCCAGGCCACGTACCTGCTCGATTTCCTGCGCCACAACGATTCGGAATACCTGTACCTCGTCGGCGACATCATCGACGGCTGGCAGCTGAAAAAAGGCTGGTACTGGCCGCAGGCGCACAACGACGTCGTGCAGAAGATCCTGCGCAAGGCCCGCAAGGGCACGCAGGTCGTCTACATCCCGGGCAACCACGACGAAGGCGCGCGGCAGTTCTGCGACCTCGCGTTCGGCGACATCCAGGTGCGCGGCGAGGCGTTCCACACGACGCTGTCGGGCAAACGTTTGTGGGTCGTGCACGGCGACCTGTTCGACGGCGTGATCCAGCATGCGAAATGGCTCGCGTACCTCGGCGACACGCTCTACACGCTGATCCTCGTGCTGAACCGCTGGTTCAACCGGATCCGCAGCCGGCTCGGCTTCCAGTACTGGTCGCTGTCGCAGTACCTGAAGCACCAGGTGAAGAACGCGGTCAACTTCATCTCGCAGTTCGAGACCGTGATGACCGACGAAGCGCGCCGGCGCGGCTGCGACGGCGTCGTCTGCGGCCACATCCACAAGGCGGAGATCCGCGACATCGACGGCGTGCTGTACTGCAACGACGGCGATTGGGTCGAAAGCCTGTCCGCGCTCGTCGAAACGATGGAAGGCGAGCTGAAGGTCGTCTACTGGACGGCGATGCGCACGCCGTCCGCGGCCGTCTCGCGCAAGACCAAGGCTACGGCCTGA
- a CDS encoding glycosyltransferase family 4 protein gives MKIMIVTDAWEPQVNGVVRTLKSTARELMALGHRVELLTPLEFRTVPCPTYPEIRLSILPYRKLRARIDAFAPDALHIATEGPLGLAARRYARARKLPFTTAYHTRFPEYVQARFGIPLSATYRFLHWFHAPSLAVMAPTPVVKHDLEQYGFTNVVLWTRGVDLDIFRPMESKVLNTARPIFLYVGRVAIEKNVEAFLRLDLPGSKWVAGEGPALAELKSRYPEANYLGVLSQAELAKVYAAADVFVFPSRTDTFGLVLLEALACGTPVAAYPVTGPIDVLGGGNAGAMHEDLQEACLEALKIERATAREWAERFSWRAASEQFASHLKPLPKDVYTTTEGAAV, from the coding sequence ATGAAGATCATGATCGTCACCGATGCGTGGGAACCGCAGGTCAACGGCGTCGTGCGCACGCTGAAGAGCACGGCCCGCGAACTCATGGCCCTCGGCCACCGCGTCGAACTGCTGACGCCGCTCGAATTCCGCACGGTGCCCTGCCCGACCTATCCGGAAATCCGCCTGTCGATCCTGCCGTACCGCAAATTGCGCGCGCGGATCGACGCGTTCGCGCCCGACGCGCTGCATATCGCGACCGAGGGCCCGCTCGGCCTCGCCGCGCGCCGCTATGCACGCGCGCGCAAGCTGCCGTTCACGACCGCGTATCACACGCGCTTCCCGGAATACGTGCAGGCGCGCTTCGGCATCCCGCTGAGCGCGACCTACCGCTTCTTGCACTGGTTCCATGCGCCGTCGCTCGCGGTGATGGCGCCGACGCCGGTCGTCAAGCACGACCTCGAGCAGTACGGCTTCACGAACGTCGTCCTGTGGACACGCGGCGTGGATCTCGATATCTTCCGGCCCATGGAGTCCAAGGTCCTCAACACCGCCCGGCCGATCTTCCTGTACGTCGGCCGCGTCGCGATCGAGAAGAACGTCGAGGCCTTCCTGCGGCTCGACCTGCCCGGCTCGAAGTGGGTCGCGGGCGAAGGCCCGGCGCTCGCGGAGCTGAAGTCGCGCTATCCGGAAGCGAACTACCTCGGCGTGCTGTCGCAGGCCGAGCTCGCGAAGGTCTACGCGGCCGCGGACGTGTTCGTGTTCCCAAGCCGCACCGACACCTTCGGGCTCGTGCTGCTCGAGGCGCTCGCATGCGGCACGCCGGTCGCGGCCTACCCGGTCACCGGACCGATCGACGTGCTCGGCGGCGGCAACGCGGGCGCGATGCACGAGGACCTGCAGGAAGCCTGCCTCGAAGCGCTGAAGATCGAGCGCGCGACCGCCCGCGAGTGGGCGGAGCGCTTCTCGTGGCGCGCCGCGTCCGAGCAGTTCGCGTCGCATCTGAAACCGCTGCCGAAGGACGTGTACACGACCACCGAAGGTGCCGCCGTTTGA
- a CDS encoding ArnT family glycosyltransferase: MPGSAAPSRRRTSVPASAQHARSSAETDLSGSGHVGRASAATGAATTAPARSRVARVGWRAWLLVAAVFCAYMLPGVLGHDPWKQDETYTFGIIQHMLETGDLVVPTNAGAPFMEKPPLYAWVATSLAWLLQRVLPLHDAARLASALFAALAFGFTARAARVASGAASWFDLKVIGPVALCASSLVVVKHVHDMMTDVALFAGTAIAFCGLLELVMQHLARARHAQLGLPAGPENRWAAPMFGAGVGVALMSKGLFVPLVFGATLTAVLALYPECRTRAFARALGIAALVFAPFAIIWPTALFLRSETLFLTWFWDNNVGRFFGFSVPQLGAENDKPLFILRAFLTVGIPVTPLAIVALALGAWRDWRAPRIALPVVFAGVGLTVLGASATSRQLYILPFFAPLALVAAQAIDRLPQKLHVAWDYLSRALFGSIAVLAWTIWSVMADPAASHERLAPLGRWLPLDWTMPIEPGFVLGALALTVGWLWLLPTLRTTGRWRGALSWASGAIVAWGLVYTLLLPWLDVAKSYRSVYEDLNTHLALEWNEGDCMASLPGFGESEAPMLYYFSGILHAPVANANATRCTWLIAQGGRAAEASPGSEWKLFWTGARPGDDKEMLRVYVRTPEQHLQ, from the coding sequence ATGCCGGGATCCGCAGCACCCAGCCGGCGGCGCACGTCCGTGCCCGCTTCGGCCCAGCACGCCCGCTCATCCGCCGAAACCGACCTCTCCGGGTCCGGCCACGTCGGCCGCGCGTCCGCCGCGACCGGCGCCGCCACGACGGCGCCCGCGCGCAGCCGCGTCGCACGGGTCGGCTGGCGCGCGTGGCTGCTGGTCGCCGCCGTGTTCTGCGCGTACATGCTGCCCGGCGTGCTCGGCCACGATCCATGGAAGCAGGACGAAACCTACACGTTCGGCATCATCCAGCACATGCTCGAGACCGGCGACCTCGTCGTGCCGACCAATGCCGGCGCGCCGTTCATGGAAAAGCCGCCGCTCTACGCCTGGGTCGCGACGAGCCTCGCATGGCTGCTGCAGCGCGTGCTGCCGCTGCACGACGCGGCGCGGCTCGCGAGCGCGCTGTTCGCGGCGCTCGCATTCGGCTTCACCGCGCGCGCGGCGCGCGTCGCGAGCGGCGCGGCCAGCTGGTTCGACCTGAAAGTGATCGGACCCGTCGCGCTGTGCGCGAGCAGCCTCGTCGTCGTCAAGCACGTGCACGACATGATGACGGACGTCGCGCTGTTCGCCGGCACGGCGATCGCGTTTTGCGGCCTGCTCGAGCTCGTGATGCAGCACCTCGCCCGCGCGCGGCACGCGCAGCTCGGCCTGCCGGCCGGGCCCGAGAACCGCTGGGCCGCCCCGATGTTCGGCGCGGGCGTCGGTGTCGCGCTGATGTCGAAGGGGTTGTTCGTGCCGCTGGTGTTCGGGGCCACGCTGACCGCCGTGCTGGCGCTCTATCCCGAATGCCGCACCCGCGCGTTCGCGCGCGCGCTCGGCATCGCCGCGCTGGTGTTCGCGCCGTTCGCGATCATCTGGCCGACCGCGCTGTTCCTGCGCTCCGAAACGCTCTTCCTCACCTGGTTCTGGGACAACAACGTCGGCCGCTTCTTCGGCTTCTCGGTGCCGCAGCTCGGCGCGGAAAACGACAAGCCGCTGTTCATCCTGCGTGCGTTCCTGACCGTCGGCATCCCGGTCACGCCGCTCGCGATCGTCGCGCTCGCCCTCGGCGCGTGGCGCGACTGGCGCGCGCCGCGCATCGCGCTGCCGGTTGTGTTCGCCGGCGTCGGGCTGACGGTGCTGGGGGCGTCAGCGACGTCGCGCCAGCTCTACATCCTGCCGTTCTTCGCGCCGCTCGCGCTGGTCGCCGCGCAGGCGATCGACCGCCTGCCGCAGAAACTGCACGTCGCGTGGGATTACCTGAGCCGCGCGCTGTTCGGCAGCATCGCGGTGCTCGCGTGGACGATCTGGTCGGTGATGGCCGATCCGGCCGCGTCGCACGAACGCCTCGCACCGCTCGGCCGCTGGCTGCCGCTCGACTGGACGATGCCGATCGAACCGGGTTTCGTGCTCGGCGCGCTCGCGCTGACGGTCGGCTGGCTCTGGCTGCTGCCGACGCTGCGCACGACGGGCCGCTGGCGCGGCGCGCTGTCGTGGGCGTCGGGCGCGATCGTCGCGTGGGGCCTCGTCTACACGCTGCTGCTGCCGTGGCTCGATGTCGCGAAAAGCTACCGTTCGGTGTACGAAGACCTGAACACGCACCTCGCGCTCGAATGGAACGAAGGCGACTGCATGGCGAGCCTCCCCGGGTTCGGCGAATCGGAAGCGCCGATGCTGTACTACTTCTCCGGCATCCTGCACGCGCCGGTCGCGAACGCGAACGCGACGCGCTGCACATGGCTGATCGCCCAGGGCGGACGCGCGGCAGAGGCGTCGCCGGGCAGTGAATGGAAGCTGTTCTGGACGGGCGCCCGGCCGGGCGACGACAAGGAAATGCTGCGCGTCTACGTGCGCACCCCGGAGCAGCACCTGCAATGA
- a CDS encoding RDD family protein, with the protein MPHTIPSPATPPSVRRRLAALLYEGVLLFGIVFFAGLAFALATQQRNGLVHHDLLAAWIALVVGAYFVWFWTHGGQTLPMKTWRLRIESANGRPLSAGHALVRYALGWLWFLPPLALHPLLGLSVPVTLTLGVAWIAAWAGAARLHPDRQFPHDRLARTRVVALPR; encoded by the coding sequence GTGCCGCACACGATCCCGTCTCCCGCCACCCCGCCGTCCGTCCGGCGGCGTCTGGCCGCGCTGCTCTACGAGGGCGTCCTGCTGTTCGGCATCGTGTTTTTCGCCGGCCTCGCGTTCGCGCTCGCGACGCAGCAGCGCAACGGCCTCGTCCATCACGACCTGCTCGCCGCGTGGATCGCGCTCGTCGTCGGCGCGTATTTCGTCTGGTTCTGGACACATGGCGGCCAGACGCTCCCGATGAAGACCTGGCGCCTGCGGATCGAGTCGGCGAACGGCCGGCCGCTGAGCGCCGGCCACGCGCTCGTTCGCTACGCGCTCGGCTGGCTGTGGTTCCTGCCGCCGCTCGCACTGCACCCCCTCCTCGGCCTGTCCGTGCCTGTCACGCTCACGCTCGGCGTCGCGTGGATCGCCGCCTGGGCCGGCGCGGCGCGGCTGCATCCGGACCGCCAGTTCCCGCACGACCGGCTCGCGCGCACCCGCGTGGTCGCGCTGCCGCGCTGA
- a CDS encoding group II truncated hemoglobin: MTDVNDDAPSQPTAFELVGGEGRVREMVDRFYDLMDLEPEFAQIRALHPASLDGSRDRLFWFLCGWLGGPDHYISRFGHPRLRARHLPFPIASVERDQWLRCMAWAMEDVGLPEPLRERLMHSFYDTADWMRNRPG, encoded by the coding sequence ATGACCGATGTGAATGACGACGCGCCGTCGCAACCGACCGCGTTCGAACTCGTGGGCGGCGAAGGCCGCGTGCGCGAGATGGTGGACCGCTTCTACGACCTGATGGACCTCGAGCCGGAATTCGCGCAGATCCGCGCGCTGCATCCGGCGTCGCTGGACGGGTCCCGCGACAGGCTGTTCTGGTTCCTGTGCGGCTGGCTCGGCGGGCCCGATCACTACATCAGCCGCTTCGGTCACCCGCGCCTGCGCGCGCGGCACCTGCCGTTCCCGATCGCGTCGGTCGAACGCGACCAGTGGCTGCGCTGCATGGCCTGGGCGATGGAGGACGTCGGCCTGCCCGAGCCGCTGCGCGAGCGGCTGATGCATTCGTTCTACGACACCGCCGACTGGATGCGCAACCGGCCCGGTTGA
- a CDS encoding alanyl-tRNA editing protein — translation MTTHALFREDAYLTRCDAIVTAVGEDGIRLDRTVFYPLGGGQAGDSGVLTLPDGASIAIADTRKAKFDGATPDDAAHVPAPGQEAGIAALAPGARVVAEIDWTRRYRHMRLHTAAHLMCAVLPYPVDGCSVTADYVRLDFATAEPIDRDDVERRLAELIGGAHPVTTEWITDDEMAARPELVRTMSVTPPIGLGRVRLLRIDGVDLQPCGGTHVRNTSEIGGLRVAKLEKKSARTRRVVLELA, via the coding sequence ATGACGACCCATGCCTTGTTTCGGGAAGACGCGTACCTGACGCGCTGCGACGCGATCGTCACGGCGGTCGGCGAAGACGGCATCCGGCTCGACCGCACGGTGTTCTATCCGCTCGGTGGCGGCCAGGCGGGCGACAGCGGCGTGCTGACGCTGCCGGACGGCGCATCGATCGCGATCGCCGACACGCGCAAGGCGAAATTCGACGGCGCGACGCCCGACGACGCCGCGCACGTGCCTGCGCCGGGGCAGGAGGCGGGCATCGCGGCGCTCGCGCCCGGCGCACGCGTGGTCGCCGAAATCGACTGGACGCGCCGCTACCGGCACATGCGGCTGCACACGGCTGCGCACCTGATGTGCGCGGTGCTGCCGTATCCGGTCGACGGCTGCAGCGTGACGGCCGATTACGTGCGGCTCGACTTCGCGACGGCCGAGCCGATCGACCGCGACGACGTCGAGCGGCGGCTGGCCGAGCTGATCGGCGGCGCGCATCCGGTCACGACCGAATGGATCACCGACGACGAGATGGCCGCGCGGCCCGAGCTCGTGCGCACGATGAGCGTGACGCCGCCGATCGGCCTCGGCCGCGTGCGGCTGCTGCGGATCGACGGCGTCGACCTGCAGCCTTGCGGCGGCACGCACGTGCGCAATACGTCGGAAATCGGCGGCCTGCGGGTCGCGAAACTCGAAAAGAAGAGCGCGCGCACGCGGCGCGTCGTCCTGGAGCTTGCATGA
- a CDS encoding diacylglycerol kinase produces the protein MKRDPHDQIHPPPAQPQRHRPFDEDESSGGEPHADAAAHEPLGTDDPLAPLPPNPYKRNRGLTRAWYALKHSLNGFRVAIREESAFRQELTLAALMLPIGAFAPVPAASRALLIASVLLVLIVELLNSSVEAAIDRISLERHELSKRAKDLGSAAVTVALFACVTTWGFVLGPVVARWLGF, from the coding sequence TTGAAACGAGACCCGCACGACCAGATTCACCCACCGCCCGCGCAACCGCAACGGCACCGGCCGTTCGACGAGGATGAGTCGTCGGGCGGCGAGCCGCATGCCGATGCGGCGGCACACGAACCGCTCGGCACCGACGATCCGCTCGCGCCGCTGCCGCCAAATCCGTACAAGCGCAACCGCGGCCTCACGCGCGCGTGGTACGCGCTCAAGCATTCGCTGAACGGTTTCCGGGTCGCGATCCGCGAGGAGAGCGCATTCCGCCAGGAACTGACGCTCGCCGCGCTGATGCTGCCCATCGGCGCATTCGCGCCGGTGCCCGCCGCGTCCCGCGCGCTCCTGATCGCGTCGGTGCTGCTGGTGCTGATCGTCGAGCTGCTGAACTCGAGCGTCGAGGCCGCTATCGACCGCATCTCGCTCGAGCGCCACGAACTGTCGAAGCGCGCGAAGGATCTCGGCAGCGCGGCCGTCACGGTTGCGCTGTTCGCGTGCGTGACGACGTGGGGTTTCGTGCTCGGCCCGGTCGTCGCGCGCTGGCTGGGCTTCTAG